Proteins co-encoded in one Papaver somniferum cultivar HN1 chromosome 5, ASM357369v1, whole genome shotgun sequence genomic window:
- the LOC113283100 gene encoding actin-related protein 9-like isoform X1 has translation MDYLKTIVPSQLIAERGANLVVINPGSANVRIGLAQEQTPFDVPQFIAHHMRGIEKESKLKYLDQILNSQITPSQHLEREKAYDTIASLLKIPFLDEEVVNNTFPRKTVRVDGCKPQSNKDDSTFTWTNVMEKNRTLSADVENLVTEGVKDEPSVQAEGADGGDSSMDEYKFRESICGEEALKISPEEPYSVRRPIRRGHFNVSQYYPLQQVLEDLHAIWDWVLNEKLHIPQAERNMYSAILVVPETFDSREIKEMLSIILRDLRFSTAVVHQESLAAAFGNGLSTACIVNMGAQVTSIICVEDGVAVPTTGVTLPFGGEDISRCLLWIQRHHQTWPSIHTDPLGKPVDIVMLNKLKETNCQIQEGEIDAIAIVRSYEEGVPAGAHKTKLTALNVPPMGLFYPLLLVPESYPAPPRTWFHDCEDMLEDIWHMDYPKDGVYVGPNGGASMWDNYQVLPTRLKKEDNVGLAEAISKSILSTGRIDLQRKLFCSILLVGGVAKTTGLVPAVEERVLHAIPSNEAIDTVEVLPSRSDPTSLSWKGGAILAMLDFGREAWIHREDWIRNGIHIGSGRKYRDSFFLQAQVMCYMNM, from the exons ATG GATTATCTCAAAACTATAGTTCCTTCTCAGTTAATTGCTGAACGAGGTGCCAATCTTGTTGTCATAAATCCAG GATCTGCAAATGTCCGAATAGGACTTGCACAAGAACAGACCCCTTTTGATGTTCCTCAGTTTATTGCTCATCATATGCGTGGAATTGAAAAGGAGTCTAAATTAAAGTATTTAGATCAG ATTCTAAATTCTCAAATTACTCCATCTCAACACTTGGAACGCGAGAAAGCATATGATACT ATTGCTTCTTTACTGAAGATTCCCTTCCTGGATGAAGAAGTGGTCAACAACACTTTTCCTCGTAAG ACGGTACGTGTTGACGGATGTAAACCTCAAAGTAACAAGGATGATTCAACCTTCACTTGGACGAATGTGATGGAGAAAAACCGTACTCTGTCTGCAGATGTAG AAAATTTGGTGACTGAGGGTGTCAAAGATGAACCTTCAGTCCAGGCTGAAGGTGCTGATGGTGGTGATAGCAGTATGGATGAGTATAAATTCAGAGAGTCTATTTGTGGAGAGGAGGCACTAAAAATTTCCCCTGAGGAACCCTACAGTGTACGCCGCCCTATTCGTAGGGGCCACTTCAATGTGTCCCAATATTATCCTCTCCAGCAG GTGCTCGAAGATTTGCATGCAATCTGGGATTGGGTTTTAAATGAGAAATTACATATCCCTCAGGCTGAAAGGAATATGTACTCAGCTATACTTGTTGTGCCAGAAACATTTGACAGTCGTG AGATAAAGGAAATGTTATCAATCATTTTGCGTGACTTACGGTTTAGCACAGCAGTGGTACACCAG GAAAGTCTTGCTGCAGCATTCGGAAATGGGTTGTCTACTGCATGTATCGTGAATATGGGTGCTCAGGTGACGTCAATCATATGCGTTGAG GATGGGGTCGCTGTGCCTACTACAGGTGTGACTCTACCTTTCGGAGGAGAA GATATATCAAGGTGCCTCTTATGGATCCAAAGACATCATCAAACTTGGCCATCAATTCATACAGATCCTTTGGGGAAGCCAGTTGACATAGTAATGCTTAACAAACTGAAGGAGACCAACTGTCAGATTCAA GAGGGGGAAATTGATGCGATTGCAATTGTTCGCTCATATGAAGAGGGAGTGCCTGCTGGAGCTCATAAGACAAAACTAACCGCTCTTAAT GTTCCTCCTATGGGTCTTTTTTACCCTCTGCTTTTAGTTCCAGAGTCATATCCAGCACCTCCACGTACCTG GTTTCATGACTGCGAGGATATGCTGGAAGATATATGGCATATGGATTACCCCAAAGATGGTGTGTATGTTGGTCCCAATGGTGGTGCATCAATGTGGGATAACTATCAAGTTCTTCCCACCAGACTGAAAAAGGAAGATAACGTGGGCCTTGCTGAGGCAATTAGTAAAAGCATCCTTTCCACAG GGCGTATAGACTTACAAAGAAAACTGTTTTGTAGCATATTACTG GTTGGTGGAGTGGCTAAGACAACTGGTCTTGTTCCCGCTGTGGAGGAAAG GGTTTTGCATGCTATTCCTTCTAATGAGGCTATCGACACTGTCGAG GTGTTACCGTCAAGATCTGATCCAACTAGTTTATCCTGGAAAGGTGGAGCA ATTCTCGCCATGCTAGACTTTGGTCGAGAGGCTTGGATCCATAGGGAAGATTGGATACGGAATGGGATTCATATTGGGAGTGGGAGAAAATACAGGGACTCGTTTTTCCTTCAAGCTCAAGTCATGTGTTATATGAACATGTAA
- the LOC113283100 gene encoding actin-related protein 9-like isoform X2, with the protein MDYLKTIVPSQLIAERGANLVVINPGSANVRIGLAQEQTPFDVPQFIAHHMRGIEKESKLKYLDQILNSQITPSQHLEREKAYDTIASLLKIPFLDEEVVNNTFPRKTVRVDGCKPQSNKDDSTFTWTNVMEKNRTLSADVENLVTEGVKDEPSVQAEGADGGDSSMDEYKFRESICGEEALKISPEEPYSVRRPIRRGHFNVSQYYPLQQVLEDLHAIWDWVLNEKLHIPQAERNMYSAILVVPETFDSREIKEMLSIILRDLRFSTAVVHQESLAAAFGNGLSTACIVNMGAQVTSIICVEDGVAVPTTGVTLPFGGEDISRCLLWIQRHHQTWPSIHTDPLGKPVDIVMLNKLKETNCQIQEGEIDAIAIVRSYEEGVPAGAHKTKLTALNVPPMGLFYPLLLVPESYPAPPRTWFHDCEDMLEDIWHMDYPKDGVYVGPNGGASMWDNYQVLPTRLKKEDNVGLAEAISKSILSTGRIDLQRKLFCSILLVGGVAKTTGLVPAVEERVLHAIPSNEAIDTVEVLPSRSDPTSLSWKDSRHARLWSRGLDP; encoded by the exons ATG GATTATCTCAAAACTATAGTTCCTTCTCAGTTAATTGCTGAACGAGGTGCCAATCTTGTTGTCATAAATCCAG GATCTGCAAATGTCCGAATAGGACTTGCACAAGAACAGACCCCTTTTGATGTTCCTCAGTTTATTGCTCATCATATGCGTGGAATTGAAAAGGAGTCTAAATTAAAGTATTTAGATCAG ATTCTAAATTCTCAAATTACTCCATCTCAACACTTGGAACGCGAGAAAGCATATGATACT ATTGCTTCTTTACTGAAGATTCCCTTCCTGGATGAAGAAGTGGTCAACAACACTTTTCCTCGTAAG ACGGTACGTGTTGACGGATGTAAACCTCAAAGTAACAAGGATGATTCAACCTTCACTTGGACGAATGTGATGGAGAAAAACCGTACTCTGTCTGCAGATGTAG AAAATTTGGTGACTGAGGGTGTCAAAGATGAACCTTCAGTCCAGGCTGAAGGTGCTGATGGTGGTGATAGCAGTATGGATGAGTATAAATTCAGAGAGTCTATTTGTGGAGAGGAGGCACTAAAAATTTCCCCTGAGGAACCCTACAGTGTACGCCGCCCTATTCGTAGGGGCCACTTCAATGTGTCCCAATATTATCCTCTCCAGCAG GTGCTCGAAGATTTGCATGCAATCTGGGATTGGGTTTTAAATGAGAAATTACATATCCCTCAGGCTGAAAGGAATATGTACTCAGCTATACTTGTTGTGCCAGAAACATTTGACAGTCGTG AGATAAAGGAAATGTTATCAATCATTTTGCGTGACTTACGGTTTAGCACAGCAGTGGTACACCAG GAAAGTCTTGCTGCAGCATTCGGAAATGGGTTGTCTACTGCATGTATCGTGAATATGGGTGCTCAGGTGACGTCAATCATATGCGTTGAG GATGGGGTCGCTGTGCCTACTACAGGTGTGACTCTACCTTTCGGAGGAGAA GATATATCAAGGTGCCTCTTATGGATCCAAAGACATCATCAAACTTGGCCATCAATTCATACAGATCCTTTGGGGAAGCCAGTTGACATAGTAATGCTTAACAAACTGAAGGAGACCAACTGTCAGATTCAA GAGGGGGAAATTGATGCGATTGCAATTGTTCGCTCATATGAAGAGGGAGTGCCTGCTGGAGCTCATAAGACAAAACTAACCGCTCTTAAT GTTCCTCCTATGGGTCTTTTTTACCCTCTGCTTTTAGTTCCAGAGTCATATCCAGCACCTCCACGTACCTG GTTTCATGACTGCGAGGATATGCTGGAAGATATATGGCATATGGATTACCCCAAAGATGGTGTGTATGTTGGTCCCAATGGTGGTGCATCAATGTGGGATAACTATCAAGTTCTTCCCACCAGACTGAAAAAGGAAGATAACGTGGGCCTTGCTGAGGCAATTAGTAAAAGCATCCTTTCCACAG GGCGTATAGACTTACAAAGAAAACTGTTTTGTAGCATATTACTG GTTGGTGGAGTGGCTAAGACAACTGGTCTTGTTCCCGCTGTGGAGGAAAG GGTTTTGCATGCTATTCCTTCTAATGAGGCTATCGACACTGTCGAG GTGTTACCGTCAAGATCTGATCCAACTAGTTTATCCTGGAAAG ATTCTCGCCATGCTAGACTTTGGTCGAGAGGCTTGGATCCATAG